One Glycine max cultivar Williams 82 chromosome 4, Glycine_max_v4.0, whole genome shotgun sequence DNA segment encodes these proteins:
- the LOC100782419 gene encoding uncharacterized protein isoform X1, with protein sequence MNFAASLCRRLNIKELATNVPVYKSTSDVSGEGLSFTFRRWASKKTAGSTKNGRDSKPKNLGVKKFGGERVIPGNIIVRQRGTRFHPGNYVGLGKDHSLFALKEGWVKFERNKLTGRKWVHVEPKEGHVLHPLYAADASASELKVAV encoded by the exons ATGAATTTTGCAGCATCATTGTGCAGAAGATTGAATATCAAGGAACTTGCGACAAATGTTCCTGTGTATAAAAGCACCAGTG atgttTCTGGAGAAGGTTTGAGTTTCACGTTCAGGCGTTGGGCTTCCAAAAAGACTGCTGGTTCCACAAAGAATGGACGGGATTCAAAACCCAAGAACCTTGGAGTGAAGAAATTTGGTGGGGAG AGGGTGATACCTGGAAATATCATTGTTCGACAGCGTGGCACTCGTTTTCATCCAGGAAACTATGTTGGACTTGGGAAAGATCATTCTCTGTTTGCATTGAAAGAGGGATGGGTGAAGTTTGAACGGAACAAGTTGACTGGTCGCAAGTGGGTGCATGTTGAGCCTAAGGAAGGTCATGTTCTCCACCCTCTGTATGCAGCAGATGCTTCTGCATCTGAACTAAAAGTTGCTGTCTAA
- the LOC102665525 gene encoding uncharacterized protein gives MLGVNNNHAVMKRKGQSKRGHKKNVKVTYISSPMKVKTSASNFRALVQELTGQASNVAEMFVEADYYYGVHHDDGVHKGNQQWSSEEAYFPESTWLKHDDYSHLNSRSSMELLTEHLELELLSFGMQ, from the coding sequence ATGCTTGGCGTTAATAACAACCATGCTGTGATGAAGAGAAAAGGGCAGAGCAAAAGGGGTCACAAGAAGAACGTTAAAGTCACATATATTTCAAGCCCCATGAAGGTGAAGACTAGTGCCTCAAACTTCAGAGCACTTGTGCAAGAGCTCACAGGCCAAGCCTCCAATGTTGCTGAAATGTTCGTGGAAGCTGATTATTATTATGGTGTGCATCATGATGATGGAGTTCACAAGGGCAATCAACAATGGAGTAGTGAGGAGGCATATTTTCCCGAGTCTACTTGGTTGAAACATGATGATTATAGCCACTTGAATTCGAGGTCCTCCATGGAGCTACTAACCGAACATCTTGAACTTGAACTTTTGAGCTTTGGTATGCAGTAG